From the genome of Prevotella herbatica, one region includes:
- a CDS encoding M16 family metallopeptidase, with the protein MRKLLAFLIPFAFFATANAQVNPLKVTEKKLSNGLTVWINEDHSQPKVYGAVIVKAGAKDCPNTGMAHYFEHIMFKGTDKIGTIDYTNEKPWLDSISAKYDILAETKDAKQRSIIQKDINRLSIKAGEYAIPNEFSSLITTFGGTGLNAFTSFDETVFHNSFSPQYIHQWCELNSERLMYPVFRLFQGELETVYEEKNMYSDNMLMPPAEYAESKIFAGTPYAYPIIGSTENLKNPRLGEMKKFYNKYYVANNMTLILTGDVNADSISNILENTFGRIRSGNVENKQPFKLQPLKDLGTMKLKLPIPIVKAGGIIYRAPIDRDSDYNAFTVALGLLSNSSKTGLLDSLRNDNKVMYAIAMMSPFKETNVVGVGFVPNIPFGSRKKAEKMCVEQIEKLKKGDFSDEFLNSTKLMLEKSAQESLENIDNRANIMTTAASHGLSWDRVLDKGKDIAAVSRKDIMRVAQKYFSDDCVRAIKTFGHYQKDKVSQPGYSPIKPKHAGEESEYAKEIKAIPTQDIKPKLVDFTKDANTITLAPKARLYTVKNPSNDLFKLELIYHRGTDNDNRIGDVAEYIGNVGTEKNTKNEFAKAMQKIGSSYSIDANRNKFIITLSGFDNNLSASLKLLRELLDSPKADKKKFNEIIKDKKLEEKTAFKDNANIADIMSQKIMYGNNSIYIKRSCAKDYKKIKPEDLINLFKDIQNYDLSIVYSGKLKDSEVENMIKQEIPVDRSKLDYEPVNYKLERYITPTIYIYNNPKARQTVIGSYVNMPQMPTEEDRERLELWGNYFGSGMSSVLFQEIREFRAYAYYSHGYTQMPPLPHCANYPTGFISKMGVQSDKSMAAFEVLDSLYKNMPLREKNIMAAKQSEINSINNHYPDFRSMGSTIDSYIMKGYTADPNTAATSIIPQLGFGDCKKFYDDYVKNKPIIYYIVGNMKNINRDSLAKYGKVVEMKKDDIFHK; encoded by the coding sequence ATGAGAAAATTATTGGCTTTTCTAATACCTTTTGCGTTCTTTGCCACAGCAAACGCACAGGTGAATCCACTTAAAGTAACTGAAAAGAAACTTAGTAACGGATTGACTGTTTGGATAAATGAAGACCATTCACAACCAAAAGTGTATGGAGCTGTTATTGTGAAAGCAGGAGCTAAGGACTGTCCAAACACCGGAATGGCGCATTATTTTGAACACATCATGTTTAAAGGAACTGACAAAATAGGCACCATAGATTATACTAATGAAAAACCTTGGTTGGATTCTATATCCGCCAAATATGATATTCTTGCAGAAACAAAAGATGCTAAACAAAGGAGTATCATTCAAAAAGACATAAATCGCCTTAGCATAAAAGCTGGAGAATATGCAATACCAAACGAATTTAGTTCACTCATCACAACATTTGGTGGTACTGGACTCAACGCTTTCACATCTTTTGACGAAACGGTATTCCACAATAGTTTTTCACCACAATACATTCACCAATGGTGCGAGCTAAATAGCGAAAGACTTATGTATCCAGTATTCAGACTATTTCAGGGCGAACTTGAAACAGTATATGAAGAAAAGAACATGTATTCAGACAATATGCTAATGCCACCTGCAGAGTACGCAGAATCAAAAATATTTGCTGGCACACCATACGCCTACCCTATTATTGGAAGTACTGAGAATCTGAAAAATCCAAGACTTGGGGAAATGAAGAAATTCTACAACAAATATTATGTTGCGAACAATATGACGCTAATTCTTACAGGAGATGTAAATGCAGATTCTATAAGTAACATTCTAGAAAATACATTCGGACGTATACGCTCTGGAAATGTCGAGAATAAGCAGCCTTTCAAACTACAGCCACTCAAAGATTTAGGAACCATGAAGCTAAAGCTGCCAATACCTATTGTAAAGGCAGGGGGAATAATTTATCGTGCCCCAATAGACCGGGATTCAGACTACAATGCTTTCACGGTTGCATTAGGACTTCTTAGCAATAGCTCTAAAACTGGTCTTCTTGATTCACTGAGAAATGACAATAAGGTAATGTACGCCATTGCTATGATGTCACCATTCAAAGAGACAAACGTAGTTGGAGTTGGCTTTGTGCCAAACATACCGTTCGGTAGTAGAAAAAAAGCGGAAAAGATGTGTGTCGAGCAGATCGAGAAACTTAAGAAAGGCGATTTTTCAGATGAATTTTTAAATTCAACTAAACTGATGCTTGAAAAAAGCGCACAAGAGAGCCTTGAAAATATAGACAACCGAGCAAATATAATGACAACTGCTGCATCTCACGGTTTATCTTGGGATAGAGTCCTTGACAAAGGAAAAGATATTGCTGCCGTGAGTCGTAAGGACATCATGCGAGTAGCTCAAAAATATTTCAGCGATGACTGTGTTAGAGCTATTAAAACATTCGGCCATTATCAGAAGGACAAAGTGAGCCAACCAGGATACTCTCCTATTAAGCCAAAACATGCTGGCGAAGAGTCTGAATATGCAAAAGAAATAAAGGCAATACCAACTCAGGACATAAAGCCAAAATTAGTTGATTTCACTAAAGATGCCAACACGATAACATTAGCACCTAAAGCAAGACTTTATACTGTTAAGAATCCGTCAAACGATTTATTTAAGTTGGAACTAATATATCATAGAGGAACTGACAACGATAATCGCATTGGTGACGTTGCCGAATACATAGGAAATGTTGGAACTGAAAAAAACACCAAAAATGAATTTGCTAAAGCAATGCAGAAAATTGGAAGTTCATATAGTATTGATGCCAATAGAAACAAATTTATAATAACATTAAGTGGTTTCGACAATAACTTATCAGCTTCTCTGAAATTGCTGCGCGAACTTCTTGACAGTCCGAAGGCTGACAAAAAGAAATTCAACGAAATTATAAAAGACAAGAAACTTGAAGAAAAGACTGCTTTCAAAGACAATGCTAACATTGCCGATATTATGAGTCAGAAAATAATGTATGGCAACAATTCTATTTATATTAAGAGAAGCTGTGCGAAAGACTATAAGAAAATCAAACCAGAGGATTTGATAAATCTGTTTAAAGATATACAGAACTATGATCTAAGTATTGTGTATAGCGGAAAACTAAAGGATTCTGAAGTGGAGAATATGATAAAGCAGGAAATACCTGTAGACAGAAGTAAACTTGATTATGAACCAGTCAACTACAAGTTAGAAAGATATATAACGCCTACTATTTATATATATAACAATCCGAAAGCACGCCAGACAGTGATAGGTTCATACGTGAACATGCCACAAATGCCAACTGAAGAAGATCGTGAACGATTAGAATTATGGGGAAATTACTTCGGATCAGGGATGTCATCAGTGTTGTTCCAGGAAATAAGAGAGTTCCGTGCCTATGCATACTATTCTCACGGATATACGCAGATGCCACCATTACCTCACTGCGCAAATTATCCTACTGGATTCATATCAAAAATGGGAGTACAATCAGACAAAAGTATGGCAGCATTTGAAGTTCTTGACAGCTTATATAAGAATATGCCATTAAGAGAAAAAAATATAATGGCTGCAAAACAATCAGAAATAAATAGCATTAATAACCATTACCCTGACTTTCGCAGTATGGGTAGCACCATCGATTCATATATTATGAAGGGGTATACTGCTGATCCAAATACAGCGGCAACATCTATAATTCCACAACTGGGCTTTGGTGACTGCAAAAAATTTTACGACGATTATGTGAAAAACAAACCTATAATATATTATATTGTAGGAAATATGAAGAACATAAATCGTGATAGTCTTGCAAAATACGGCAAAGTGGTAGAAATGAAGAAGGATGATATATTTCACAAATGA
- a CDS encoding nitroreductase produces MDNEVLKAIRERRSIRRFKPEQIHDEELKTILEAGTWAATGKGKQDSWIVAVQNKETCDKLRRMNAKVMETEADPYYGAPTIIIVFGSADWRNNIKDGSLVIGNMMLAAHSIGLASCWINREDTMFETEEGKQLLKDWELPDDIVGIGAISLGYASAHPHIVKPRKENYYRIIK; encoded by the coding sequence ATGGACAACGAAGTTTTAAAAGCAATTAGAGAACGTCGAAGCATTAGACGTTTCAAGCCCGAACAGATTCACGATGAAGAACTAAAAACGATTCTAGAAGCAGGAACATGGGCTGCAACGGGAAAGGGAAAGCAAGACTCGTGGATAGTAGCGGTTCAAAACAAGGAAACATGTGATAAGCTGAGAAGAATGAACGCTAAGGTTATGGAAACAGAAGCCGATCCTTACTACGGAGCACCAACAATCATAATTGTGTTTGGCTCTGCAGATTGGAGAAATAACATAAAAGACGGAAGTCTGGTTATCGGCAATATGATGCTTGCCGCTCACTCAATAGGACTAGCAAGCTGTTGGATTAATCGTGAAGACACAATGTTTGAAACAGAAGAAGGTAAACAGTTGCTTAAAGATTGGGAACTGCCTGACGATATTGTTGGAATCGGAGCAATATCACTTGGCTATGCTTCAGCCCACCCTCACATTGTGAAACCAAGAAAAGAAAACTATTACAGAATTATAAAATAA
- a CDS encoding 3-deoxy-D-manno-octulosonic acid transferase: MYNIIIYLYLLGVAIASLFSKKVKKMWAGERKAIDVLKENVDPDAKYIWFHAASLGEFEQGRPLIESIRKDYPEYKILLTFFSPSGYEVRKNYEGADIICYLPLDTIRNARRFLRAVRPVMAFFIKYEFWYNYLHILKHRNIPVYSVSSIFRPDQIFFKWYGRQYRTVLKCFTHFFVQNNESKELLGKFGITEVDVVGDTRFDRVLQIKEASKHLPIVESFTKNAKKVFVAGSSWQPDEDIFLKYFNNRSDWKLIIAPHVIGEDHIKQILNHVEGRKVVRYTQATVDNVADAEILIIDCFGLLSSIYNYGTVSYVGGGFGVGIHNVLEAAVWDIPVIFGPNNKHFQEAQGLMKANGGFEITDYDSFYEFMSKFENGDEFLENSGKSAGKFVMSLSGASKKVISYISLDK, translated from the coding sequence GTGTATAATATAATAATATACCTTTATCTTTTAGGGGTGGCAATCGCAAGCCTCTTTAGTAAGAAAGTTAAGAAGATGTGGGCTGGCGAACGCAAGGCCATAGATGTCTTGAAAGAGAATGTTGATCCGGATGCCAAATACATCTGGTTTCATGCAGCTTCACTTGGAGAGTTTGAACAGGGGCGACCGTTAATAGAAAGTATACGTAAAGATTATCCTGAATACAAGATACTTCTTACTTTCTTTTCTCCTTCGGGTTATGAAGTGAGAAAAAATTATGAGGGTGCAGACATCATTTGTTACCTGCCTTTGGATACAATACGCAATGCGCGTCGTTTCCTTCGTGCTGTTAGACCGGTGATGGCATTCTTTATAAAGTATGAATTCTGGTATAATTACTTGCACATACTAAAGCATCGCAATATACCTGTATACAGTGTAAGCAGTATTTTTCGTCCAGATCAGATCTTCTTTAAGTGGTATGGTCGTCAGTATCGCACAGTATTGAAATGTTTTACTCATTTCTTTGTACAGAATAATGAGAGCAAGGAATTGCTTGGCAAATTTGGTATAACAGAAGTTGATGTTGTTGGTGATACGCGTTTCGACCGCGTACTCCAAATAAAGGAAGCCAGCAAACATCTGCCTATTGTGGAGAGTTTTACCAAAAACGCCAAGAAGGTGTTTGTTGCTGGTTCATCATGGCAGCCTGATGAGGATATTTTCCTTAAGTATTTTAATAATAGGAGTGATTGGAAACTTATCATTGCGCCTCATGTGATTGGTGAGGATCATATAAAACAGATTCTTAACCATGTCGAAGGTCGCAAGGTGGTACGCTATACTCAAGCTACTGTAGACAATGTTGCTGATGCTGAGATATTGATTATCGACTGTTTCGGTTTGTTGTCTTCTATTTATAATTATGGTACGGTATCTTATGTCGGCGGAGGTTTCGGCGTTGGAATCCATAATGTATTAGAAGCAGCAGTATGGGATATTCCTGTTATCTTTGGTCCAAACAATAAGCATTTTCAAGAAGCTCAGGGGCTAATGAAGGCTAACGGAGGATTCGAGATTACAGATTATGATAGTTTCTATGAATTCATGTCGAAGTTTGAAAATGGAGATGAATTCTTAGAGAACTCCGGTAAGTCGGCTGGTAAGTTCGTTATGAGCCTTTCTGGAGCATCAAAGAAGGTTATATCGTATATATCTTTAGATAAATAA
- the gltX gene encoding glutamate--tRNA ligase produces the protein MSDRKVRVRFAPSPTGALHIGGVRTALYNYLFARQHGGELVFRIEDTDSHRFVEGAEEYILESFRWLGIKFDEGVSFGGKHGPYRQSERRDIYKQYVKQLLDSGNAYVAFDTPEELEAKHTEIHNFQYDAHTRLLMRNSLTLSKEEVDKLIEDGVQYTVRFKIEPGIDVHVNDMIRGDVVIKSDILDDKVLYKSADELPTYHLANIVDDHLMEITHVIRGEEWLPSAPLHVLLYRAFGWEDTMPRFAHLPLLLKPEGKGKLSKRDGDRLGFPVFPLEWHDPKTGEVSSGYRENGYFPEAVVNFLALLGWNPGTEQELFSLDELVKAFDISRCSKAGAKFDFQKGIWFNHEYILRKSDDEIAALFAPIVANNGVNESIERITEVVHMMKDRVNFVNELWPLCSFFFVQPSEYDEKTVKKRWKEYSAQQMTELADVLESIEDFSVENQESVVMKWVEEKEYKLGDVMNAFRLTLVGIGKGPGMFDISAFLGKEETLVRLRKAIEVLK, from the coding sequence ATGTCAGATAGAAAAGTAAGGGTGCGTTTTGCACCTAGTCCGACTGGTGCTTTGCATATCGGCGGTGTGCGCACAGCCCTTTATAATTACCTCTTTGCGCGTCAGCATGGAGGTGAACTTGTATTCAGAATAGAAGATACTGACTCCCATCGTTTTGTTGAAGGTGCCGAGGAATATATCCTTGAGTCATTCCGTTGGCTTGGTATAAAATTTGATGAAGGTGTCAGCTTCGGTGGCAAACATGGACCTTATCGTCAGAGTGAGCGCCGTGATATTTATAAGCAGTATGTTAAGCAGTTGCTTGACAGCGGTAATGCTTATGTAGCTTTTGACACTCCTGAGGAATTGGAGGCAAAACACACTGAAATACATAACTTTCAATATGATGCACATACTCGTCTTCTGATGCGTAATTCGCTTACTCTCTCAAAAGAGGAAGTTGATAAGTTGATTGAGGATGGAGTTCAATATACAGTTCGTTTCAAGATTGAGCCTGGAATTGATGTTCACGTCAATGACATGATTCGTGGTGACGTTGTTATTAAGAGTGATATTCTTGATGATAAGGTGCTTTATAAGAGTGCTGACGAACTTCCTACTTATCATTTGGCTAATATCGTTGATGACCACTTGATGGAAATCACACATGTTATCCGTGGTGAGGAATGGTTGCCTAGTGCGCCATTGCACGTATTGCTCTATAGAGCTTTCGGTTGGGAAGATACAATGCCACGTTTTGCACATCTTCCATTGTTGTTGAAGCCAGAAGGCAAAGGCAAACTCAGTAAGCGTGATGGTGACCGTCTTGGTTTCCCTGTATTCCCATTGGAATGGCATGACCCAAAGACTGGTGAAGTTTCATCAGGTTATCGCGAAAACGGTTACTTCCCAGAGGCTGTTGTTAACTTCCTTGCTCTTCTTGGTTGGAATCCTGGTACAGAACAGGAACTGTTTTCACTTGATGAATTGGTTAAAGCGTTTGATATCAGCAGATGTTCAAAGGCAGGCGCCAAGTTTGATTTCCAGAAAGGCATTTGGTTTAATCATGAGTATATTCTTCGTAAGAGCGATGATGAGATAGCTGCATTGTTTGCACCTATTGTTGCGAATAATGGGGTTAACGAATCAATTGAAAGAATTACTGAGGTTGTTCACATGATGAAGGATCGTGTGAATTTCGTAAACGAATTGTGGCCATTGTGTTCTTTCTTCTTTGTTCAGCCGTCTGAGTATGATGAAAAGACGGTGAAGAAACGTTGGAAGGAATATTCTGCACAGCAGATGACAGAATTGGCAGATGTTCTTGAGAGTATTGAGGATTTCTCAGTAGAAAATCAGGAGTCTGTTGTTATGAAGTGGGTCGAAGAAAAAGAATATAAGTTGGGTGACGTTATGAATGCGTTCCGATTAACTCTTGTTGGCATAGGAAAGGGACCGGGGATGTTTGATATTTCCGCCTTCCTTGGAAAGGAAGAGACTCTAGTGCGTTTGCGTAAAGCAATCGAAGTATTGAAGTAA